The Xiphophorus couchianus chromosome 6, X_couchianus-1.0, whole genome shotgun sequence genomic interval TGAGCAGCTGCCCCAGAGATTATTTTCTGACATAAAGAAAGTTCTCAAACAACATCTTTGTGTATCTGTGTTCcagagttttagattttgtttgcttcattttaattgagttCACTCTTTAGCACCAAGTCTCCTCTGACATGCGTCAAAAGTGtttggataatttttttatgaccAAAAATCTTGAAACAGGTGGCATGCATTTCTATGTAGtcccctttactctgacacccaTAAAACCGACTGCTTTCTGAGACGCTCTTTATTAATAAGAGTCCCACCTGtcagtaatttatttctttataaatccagctgttctgtaaaggcCTCTGAGGTTTCTCTGAGAACATGAACAAACAGtaacatgaagaccaaagagCACAGACatgtcagggataaagttgtgtAGATGTTAAAGTAGGAATAAGATCTAAAAAAAGATGTGGACATCACACTGAGTACTGCTTAATCCATCATCGAAGTAAGGAAGagtatggcacaactgcaaCTGGATTAGTCTTGAACTCAagaaatctggcctttatggaagcAGTTCTCACTGAAAGTCAGATTGCTTCAGGCCTTGTATAGGGACATTGTCACCATGTGGAAGGTGGAGGTTTGTTCAGATCAAACGATAATTTTGGCCAATAGTTAAACTATTTTGTGGCAAAAAagctaacactgcacatcatccCTATCGTAAAAcaaggtggcagcatcatgctgggaTGCTTAATACAGGACCATACTGTAAAAAAACCTGCTAGAGGCCTCTAGACCATGGCAGGTCAACAAACCTAAAACGCTACAACGGAttgatttagatcaaagcatgtaCATGTATTGAAGTGGCCCAGTCCAAGTAAAGAactaaatcaaataaacaactGAGAGAACCTCTTTGTCCAGCCTAACCGTGCTTGAGCTGTTGTACATGTCCATAAACACCAAGTTTCTTCCGTTACGCCAATCTCACACAATAATGCATGAATACCAACCTGTATAGGTTAAAACAGCCACAACTGAACTCAGAGTTACACAATATCTGACCTGACATGGGATAATTGGCAGCAGGTAGCAAGGGTAAACCAATAACGTTGACGGGATGAAGCTAACTAATAGGAAAAGCCCAGAATAAGTTGTGCCCAAATGTTGTTGGGCAGAATGTCTGTTTTCGTCGTTTGTCTGTCACAGTAAGATCCTGATTGCATGACGCTGTTTACAAAACAGTCGCACCAGCACGCCACATTATCACACGCTCGTTGATTACCTTAAGCGGCGTTTCCCCACTCTTCTCCTCCGAATCAAAAGCACCAAGGAGGCGCCACCTACCCGAGCCGAAAGCCTTGGCCACCAGCCACGTCAGGCTGCAGGAAATCTTGGCCCTGGTGAAGTCGTAGTGGTCGAAGCTCTTGATGGCAGGGACGATGAATGTGCGTCTCATCCCTCTGTCCTCTGCCGTATCTCCCATCGTCCGTCTGTGCGTCGGCGTCCCTCTGCTGCTGGAGGCTCGGTCAGCCGGAGGAGCTCCTCCTGAATGCGGATGACATCTCGTCCAGAGGAATTCAatgcagtaaaaagaaaaaagaaaaaagaaaaaatccccTCCGGctaattaaagaataaaaaaagaaatcagggGCGTGATTTAGGTATGAGCTTGATGAGGGCCCCCTCCTCGGTTAACTGAGACTCATATTCAGTTTTACCTCCGTAAATCGTGACAGCGCGGCGCAGTTTAGTGGCAGGATTCCTGAAGAAGATCCCCGGACATTTGTATCCTGGGATTTCACGACATAACGGATAATCTGTGTGGTTCAGGAGCAAAGCTACGGGATCCTGCCCATGgttatgttaaattaaaaaaaaaataataataaaaaaaaaaaagatccgtTTTTAGTTCGTGCTCTTCTTTTCCCCCTTCCTAACTGTTTTCATCTCCTCCTTTCCCCCACTCTCTGCGCTTTTCCTGCCGCACTGTTCAGTGGACGAGGCGCACTGCGCAGGCGCGATCCACCCACCCAGTCTTTACAATCCTGTCAGGAGACATCACAATGTAATACAAACTAGCGACAGGATGGCTGCTGACTCAAACCCAGATGTTTCCATAGTGAGATGAGAAAATACCAAAGAATGAGCTCTTATATGCAGTGATCGGacagatttaaagaaatattacgTTACTCTTACGTAATTTTTAACCAATTGGCACGTTCgtttaatttcttaattaagCCTGATATGATTGggttatattttaaacaatttgaatATAAATTGGGGATATTTGAAAAgcttcttaaagctgcagtaactttttttttttttttacaaatatatttaaattgtgAGGGCTGACAGTATATTATGACACAGTAATCTGCAAACTGAGCACTCAGTCGCCCAGTGCTCCCATTTCCATTtacagaaacaaccagtcagaaccaAAAGGAGGGTCTTAGCAGTGTAAATCATCCTTGTGTAGGCGCTGTTCACCCCTCCCCTTTCACTCTGCTATACTACAGCCAGTTATATAGTACAGAGGCTGCCATGAACGCTAAGGCTAGTCATCATGtatctctgccattagcacactGAGCAGCATGCAGacaagagtgattgacagcggtaagcaatgattaataaattagatttatagGACATAATAATACTACCGgggaaatattcaaaaacacatttcaggaTACTTTCAGTCGATAAAGTTCATATTTTCCACCATTTTCTGAATGTTGTTCTTAatgagcttgtttttaaaaacttaatctGAAAGTGaacaaagatatatatatatatatatatatatatatatatatttaatagaTATTGGAAattagataaatatatatatttatttttgtttctaacatttttaCACCAAAAACATCGCTTGTAAGAAGTAAACGTAAATTACactaaaacagtgtttttttccctctttgctCTATATTTAATTGTTATCATTTTCCACTCATCCTGATAATTACTACAGAAATGGTTCCTCTTTTGGGCTGGACAGTTGTAGCACTACTGCTTTGCACCAAGgaggttctgggtttgaaaCCAGGCCTGTGGTCTCTTTGCATACAGTTTTCATGTTCTCCCAGTGCTGACCACATCAGCCAGATCATATGGATTTTTGGATCTCACTACAGCTTCACTGTTATTCAGCTCTCAAACCGTAGAACATTCCTGGTTGCTGAGATGAATGGCCACATCCAGATGGGTGATGGTATCAGTCTTCCTCCATTTCAGAATAATTAGGAGTCTCAAAGGGGAATTTAAAACCGCTGAAATGGAGGTATGAGCTTAGCTTCACCACAGGCTTATAAGGGAGTTTTGCTATACAGGTCTGCTTATCTGTGTTTTCTCCCACAATACCATGGAGCAGTTTTACTCCTGTCcaatttttgacatttgttgAATCCTTTTGTCttagtttgaaaacttttctgtgtgtttgcagtcTTGTTGTATCCCATCAAAACCCATGCTATCAGCAATAATTACCCTAAAAACGTATAAAActtcacacttttttcttttaaatggatGAAGAAGAATGTGGATGTTTGATAATAATTGTGATACGGCTTCCCCGTCTTACCCTGAAGGCCATGCtcagaataattaataaaaaatgttattaagcCTGGATTTTAAGTTTAAGATTTCGATTATATGTTGAGGGCATTCTAATAGCTTcgtttaaaaaacagatttatgatCTCAGTAAGatttcctggttaaataaagacaTATATAAAGATGGTTAGAAAACAGAGTTTTTGGCTGCATGAGATCTTGTAATGTTCCTGCTGATGTTTGTTCACAATCACAATCACAGTTACTTGGATATTCCAACCCTTAGCAGAAAGTCGTTTATTGAAGTTTACTTggaatatacatattttatgcCAAATATGAGGTAGAGTAATTTAAGTTTACTTCCtacaagttatgttttatttacttgagAATGGATTAGTGAAGTATACTTTGCTTGtactaaaaagaataaagagtAAGACTTAGTACATTAATAGATTTAAGCAGTAATTCAATATTAAAGATATACTTTTTACTTCTTCtattctttttacttttctgccACAAAGTACTAACAGTCAGTATATCTCTGACTGTAAGTACTGctatattaatttaatatagcagaataaaatgtttgtcacTATACACATTTACTTTCAGGTTTTACCTCTATTATTAATGTACTTTTTCAGGATCACGTAGTACATAGCAGTCAGaaaagttgtttcttttgtttttccttttgagatatttatttttgtttccaaacatACAATGGAGGACTTCAATTCTCAGTTAGAAACactattttatttccagttttataaGCAAATGCATACTTTTTTCCTCTACCTTTGTTGACAAAGAAGAATTTTATCCTGCAGAGACTattgtgtttactttttttatagCTATGATAGACTTTGTCTCATATACgtctttttgcttttgaaatgtatattttaaaaatttagatAGGCATTTATTAATACATTGtatagtatatatttttaaaggttttgttggctctagtggcctttatttgaaagtagtttgacaggaaacagggtaatcagaGAGATTACCCTGAACCCCGCCACCACAGAACCCCTGtatagtatatttttaaaattgaatgtAAACATATCAAAATTGTTCTCAATATTCTGTGTCGTGATTTTGCAAATACATTTCAGTGTAGTGCACATATATTTAACTTTGagaatatttaaacatgtaaacacaATGCTACAATTAATATGCTAAGCAAATTTCCAAGTAAATCTGTAATATTAATTAAACTGTAGACTgtaatatattatatttcagttttggtcATTCATAAAAAATCTACTTAAACTATTCTTAAAATAGGATAAATTGTGCAGTAATTATATACCCAGTGCAATAATAATATAGATAAGGATGTACTTGTGGAGTACTTTAAATATacttcaataaacaaaaattagatGCCTAGCACACTATTAGTGTATGGTTAAATGTACTTGTTGCATACTTAATGTATACTTttgtaaatctaaaataattgcACATAAATTGTgcataaagtatatttttataaacttaaAAATTCTCCAGTGTTGTAAATAGAGGCATACTTTCTAGTACATGGTCTGTAGTTTACTTGCTATACTTATAGTAATGCTCAAGTGTGCATAATAATACAAACTtaaagtataataaaaaaatctttaaaagatgACAGAACCACAGGTCGCATGTATTTTTTAGTTACAGATGTGTCAAACCTCTTCCCACATAGTCAACCAAACTTAttgtgcaaacatttatttttgcaacattttatggAAACTCAAAGCACGTTACCTGGATACTTCAGCCTGCGAAAGGCAATGATAAAAGTGTGCCGACAGAACCCTCTAGTGTCCAAACAGTGTTCGTACAGCTGAGTGGACATGAGATTGTACGCTCAGTTTCAGTCAGTAGGTGGCAGTCTTGAGCCATACTTAAAGATTGGTCTCTCCTTTGATTCCGCCTCCTTTGTAGTATGTAGAAGTGCTGATTTGTCCCTTTTACCGACTGTGTtgagaacaataaaacaatttgcaaTGAAAACCACGCAGCTGCTCCAACTTTAACACTTTTAGTgttcagaatattttctttctacCTTCTTATGcttccatttttctctttctttaacTTAGGCCACCTTTGTCGGCACTTCCCTCTACACCCACAGTCATTGTCGAGTCATTCCCAATCACAATATAGTTTGCATTTTCGATGTGAATGTTTTGCGCCAGCCGCTGCGGCCCTGGATCCCCGCTGTCCTGCTCTCGTTGTACGGCAGCTCCAAGAACAAGCTGTTGCTCCCTGTAAAGACTCTGCCGCTCTTTTTCCTTCAACCTCCTCATTCTCTGTTCCTGTACCCAgatctttctctgtttttcaatctttgctttattaaaagcctttttcagttttctctcaAAGTTCTTCCTCTCGTCCAGTGGCATCAATGTCTGCAAGGTGATGGGCATCTGCTCTTTTGGCATGCAGTTCTCCAGAGGCAGCAGGGGGATAACCGTGTTAAATTTGTGTGCGTTGTTTATAGAGTTGATGAGGGCAATGTTGGTTTTCATTTCCACCATTTGAGAGTTGAAGTTGCGCGTGAGCAGAAGGAAGGTGAAGGCAGAGTTGTTGACGGCGTCCTCCACGCACCTCAGAGTGCTCTTTCCTGGAACGGCAAAGTCCCCTGAGAAAGTTGCCCCTTCGATACCGATGACTGCCTCAAGTTTTTCCTTCATGCTCTCTGCCACATCCGAATCTTCTGGAGCATGCAAGATAACGAATGCATAAAATAtgtcctcctcgtcctcctcttcatctACTTTGCTTATGTGTGTGCTTTTTAGACCAGTACTGCTTGGAAGAATAATGTGTGTAGCAGCCGGTAGGCTTGATTTAGTCTGAGTGTAGGGTTTTAGTGGCTGGGTTGCACTCTCGTTACTCCTCATTGACGCTTCTTCTATCTTAATGCTTTTCTCTGCTCCAAACTGAGATATTTCAGTCGATGTGTGCTGAGGTACAGTGAGTGTACAGTGAATTTGTTCTgggacattttctgttttattgtcattgatGGAAGGATTTAATATTGGGTTTCCTGGAGATTCAGCAGTTGCTTTGTCCCCTTGATAAGAAATTGTTGGAGGAAGACTTATCTCGAGATGAGTAGGGTATGAAGGCTCAGACGGACTGTCTTGCAGGGGGGTGGGCAGGCAGTGAACATTTGCAGACTCATCCAGAGAAGCAGCAATATTTAAAGTTGCCTTTCCTTCACTGATTTCCCTGCATGGATCGATGGAAGACTCCGATTTCAGATCGGAGTGGAAGCACATAGGCTCTGTAAACTGAGGCCCACATACAGCTCTGGCCTCCTCTCTAAAATTTTCATATTCCAGAGAGCTTGTGTTTAGGCATTCGCAGAAAATGGCTCTCTTGTAAGCCAGATTCCTTAGACGTGTATCGCACAACCTTTGTTcagacaaaattttaaaaacccGAGCCAGCGATGACAAAGACTCTCCCGTCTTGGCCTCAAACAGGCTACAGTGAGCTCCGAAATCGTCGAATTTACCTCCGCCTGAGTGCCACTTTTCAGCCAGATGGTTGGCAAGGGGGTTGTCCTCTAGCATCTGGAGCTTCTCCAGGGCCAGGGCTTCTCTCTGGAGGATGATCAGACACAAAGCGTGTATGATCGTGTCTTCAGGAGACTCACCCAACTGGAACGTGAGGCTGAGTAATCGCTCTGAAGGTGCCTTTTCCAAAATGTCAAAGACAGCCCTCAGTCCTGTCCCTTGATTTTCCAGTTCTGTATGATTCATTATACGGATTAGGTGCCAACTGGTTTTGGGCAGAGAAACGAGGTCAACGAGATCACATTTGATTTCCTAGATGCATTTTCTTCAGATTATCAGCATGTTGCCCTTCTGAGGAGAGGCTTGCAGTTTTCCTTTCTATAAAGAGACATGAGTACAAATGAGAtcaaatgtatataaaatattactCAAAAGAGATCAAGGGGGTGAAAAAGCGTCGaattaatggaaataaatcaACTTCTTGTGTAACTTCCTTGACCTTAATATGATCATAAATCAGTAATTACTTACCGGAATGATTTCACTGGAGCAATGATAACAGATCTGCTTTTAGTTCAAACAAGGAAGTTAGTCAGAAAGTGATGACCTTCTcacttcaacattttgtttttcctaataAGAAACTCTTACTACTCAGATGGATCccttaaaataactaaaactttTCTTCCGGCTTCAGGACTCCGGCCTTTTATTGAGAATCTACCTGTTGCAGGTTCAGGACAGTCAGCTTGAAGCTAACTCAAACAACAGCTTGCTGATGTCACGATGAGTAAAGTACGGTAGTTCAAGAGGGTCAAAAATGACGGAAAgcgggaaaaaaaacctttattgcCGTTGACATTTCGAGAAAACAAACTTGTAACGCTCATAACCATACATAACAGTTAGTCTCTAGtagttaaaacatttcttaaagatgtcacacattttaaaatctctaaaaaacaacaacaacatagaaTAACTCTTGTAATGTTGTAAAGTGCAAATCTCCAGCTCCAAATGCACAATGGACGTGCAAAAGAGAAgaatttgttgggttttttcccccGACATCTGGATCTGTCGTTCTCCCTCTCTGCAAAGAGGCTGGTGTATTTTTATCAACGGAGGAAACCTCCAAGCCTGTATTTACCAGGGGTGGGGTCACACCAGGCAGAGAGCAAGCCAACACCAAATCCCTGAACCCAGCGCAGACAGAGAGCCTCTGTGCTGAGAGCAGAGCGATATGTTTACAATGTGAGGGATTAGAGTCACTCTATTGGAAGTGTTTAGATTTCCTTACAGAATAAAATTTCACCGCTCAGCTTCAACACACACCACCAGCCCGGCTGAAGAGCTGCTCCCATCCTTTCACTCAAAAAGCTTTCTTACTCACACAGATGCAGTTTCTGAGTCACTGTAAATACCTCTAAACCTTTTAAGACATTTATTACATTGATtatggaaaaatgtattttcttaatgTGACATAACCAACCAAAACAACCCAGAGAGCTATACAGCTTAAATGCTAAATTCAGCCACTTTAATGAGATACTCTTTAACTTTGGCTGAACTCACGTCTCCCTTTGCTTTGATGTGTCATTTTTATGCCGTTCACAAATCAAAAGTCCCCCTgacaaaaagcatttaaattacTATACAGAtacaactaaataaattaaaatatcgtcagagtgtatttattttattatgaactacaaatatgttttttttttaaccaagaaTTACTATTATTTCCGCATCAGTCTTCAGGCTACTACTGACGATATTCAAAAGGACTGAAACGGCACATGGACATGAATTAGTTTTGAACATGTTGCTAGATTATGTTTAGATAACTTTGATAGTTGCAGTCGTGGCAGCTGCTATGTTTTGTTCTTACTTGTGCTCTATGCCATGTAATATGATCGAGAGggacaaattaaattaaataaacaaataaaaacacaaaataggaCAATTCTGTATAGGTTTCATCTGCTGTGCAGAGTGCCCTAAACAAGCCCGCTTTTGTTGTATCAGatcaaaaaaatgtctgattaaaTGTGGGTAAAGTAATTACTGTATATTGGATAACATAACTTGACTTTAATTGACATTCATGTACTTAATTCAGCAAACCTTTCTTTGCACATGCCACCAAGGTGTGTTAAATATGACAGGTAATGACAAAGAGGGCACAGATGACCTACTCACAAAGAACATGTGGAGCGTACAAATATTCAGTGCTACTGCACCACTtcttataataaaataacacgTGAAAAGCATTACATGTCTGTAATAAACTGACATTAATTAGTTTCTTATTATCCGCATTTAGAAAAGCAGGATGcttatacattttgtattaaacattaagtttatttgattctatttaagtttatttgagGCACTCAAAGTCGCTCAACCCagcggaaaaaaaaaactttcacccACTCACTCtcttagacacacacacacacacacatgcacacacacactgaatcCCAACACCCACGCCGCCTGGAGATGATCCCCAGTCAGTTACGTAACGTGCTGCCAAACGTCCATATCTATTGAGGACAATTCCTTTAACGAGAGACATGCTCCCCCAGCAGCTGTGTTAGTCAGCCTGGCAGTAAATCTGCTTCCACCTTCAGGCAAAAGCATATAGTAAGAGGCTGTGTCAGTTCTGCAGATCCTGGCATTAAACATCCTCTGTTCCGCAGTTTGGAGCAAATACGTTCTGACCCGGGCTTGGTTTCTCTTTTGGTAGGGGTTAAAATAAGATGCTGTTCAAACGTGGACGACTCTCCAGTCACGTGGTTTCTGGCTATAGGCGACAATGCACAcgtgtgctgctgtgtgtgttagCATG includes:
- the ticam1 gene encoding TIR domain-containing adapter molecule 1; protein product: MNHTELENQGTGLRAVFDILEKAPSERLLSLTFQLGESPEDTIIHALCLIILQREALALEKLQMLEDNPLANHLAEKWHSGGGKFDDFGAHCSLFEAKTGESLSSLARVFKILSEQRLCDTRLRNLAYKRAIFCECLNTSSLEYENFREEARAVCGPQFTEPMCFHSDLKSESSIDPCREISEGKATLNIAASLDESANVHCLPTPLQDSPSEPSYPTHLEISLPPTISYQGDKATAESPGNPILNPSINDNKTENVPEQIHCTLTVPQHTSTEISQFGAEKSIKIEEASMRSNESATQPLKPYTQTKSSLPAATHIILPSSTGLKSTHISKVDEEEDEEDIFYAFVILHAPEDSDVAESMKEKLEAVIGIEGATFSGDFAVPGKSTLRCVEDAVNNSAFTFLLLTRNFNSQMVEMKTNIALINSINNAHKFNTVIPLLPLENCMPKEQMPITLQTLMPLDERKNFERKLKKAFNKAKIEKQRKIWVQEQRMRRLKEKERQSLYREQQLVLGAAVQREQDSGDPGPQRLAQNIHIENANYIVIGNDSTMTVGVEGSADKGGLS